One stretch of Sinorhizobium fredii DNA includes these proteins:
- a CDS encoding type II toxin-antitoxin system VapC family toxin, with translation MTTVLLDTHAWAWSLTGDGRLSAKATALITEAASVFVSPISFFEIGQKVRIGKWPEMKPFVNDLPSLLVEQGGRIAALAPEICLKGATLEWEHRDPFDRLLAASALDFGAPLISADEVFDTLPAVRRLW, from the coding sequence GTGACGACTGTCCTTCTCGACACCCATGCATGGGCATGGTCGCTGACCGGCGATGGACGCCTATCTGCCAAGGCAACCGCTCTCATCACAGAGGCCGCCAGCGTTTTCGTCAGTCCGATCAGCTTTTTTGAGATAGGGCAGAAGGTTCGTATCGGCAAGTGGCCGGAGATGAAGCCATTCGTCAACGATCTGCCGAGCCTGCTGGTGGAACAGGGTGGCAGAATTGCCGCGCTGGCGCCAGAGATCTGTTTGAAGGGGGCCACACTTGAGTGGGAGCATCGCGACCCATTTGACCGTCTGCTCGCAGCAAGTGCGTTGGATTTTGGAGCCCCGTTGATCTCAGCGGACGAGGTGTTCGATACACTCCCAGCCGTCAGACGGTTGTGGTGA
- a CDS encoding type II toxin-antitoxin system Phd/YefM family antitoxin, which translates to MQVTIHNAKTNLSKLIEAAKAGEEVVIAKGKTPVARIVAIPQSKFTIGLLKGKVTGDGPDFFEPMSEDELALWEGQA; encoded by the coding sequence ATGCAGGTGACAATTCACAACGCCAAGACGAACTTGTCCAAACTTATAGAGGCGGCGAAGGCTGGCGAAGAAGTTGTCATCGCCAAGGGCAAAACCCCTGTAGCCCGGATTGTTGCCATCCCGCAAAGCAAGTTCACGATCGGGCTGCTTAAAGGCAAGGTTACAGGAGACGGGCCCGATTTCTTCGAGCCAATGAGTGAGGATGAGTTGGCGCTTTGGGAAGGTCAAGCGTGA
- a CDS encoding acyltransferase family protein, with protein sequence MSREFRPDIQALRGLAVLLVVLYHAHVGPFGYLGVDIFFVISGFLITGLITRQLEQSQFSFWEFYYRRARRLLPAAYVVIALTTVAAPFFLSDVGLRELRNQVFGALTFTGNIVLWSQADYFGGAAETKPLLHFWSLAVEEQCYLLLPAFFALAPKKWWLLGVGSLLVTSVILCFYVAFRHPSAAFYLLPTRFWEMAVGSIGALLPASPRVAAGLATLRLPALGLLLLIPIGPSGLQDPVVDAALVCVATLILLLAPSKESMAVRGMAKLGDISYSLYLIHWPVLVYVRAAWLSEPPAVAIYAAVFLSVVASLALHRFVEKPFRRGSVTSHVRMTSGLVIATALLAIVPAVDIGATESRVGVSDVRRINYGLGRACDLTPGSLPQIIPEACQTADRPELLVWGDSFAMALVPGLAKTVGKAGLAQLTMSGCLPAIGVAAFSRRAASPYPRAFGVDCIRFNDSVLSILKNQPEITTVAISSPFDAPVSSDFILLKRTGDTFTEVEASVDGAAEGIKSLVEAVRALGRRVVVVAPPPVANFDIGDCLERKARGSLMLGDYRDCKIHVSDYRRMRSRTLELLNQVAMKADVEVVSYHDFLCDGTTCKTEIDGKYLYRDSGHLSYEGSELIARKTRLAQRLIRAAR encoded by the coding sequence ATGTCACGAGAATTCCGACCTGATATCCAGGCCTTGCGGGGTCTAGCCGTTCTGCTGGTTGTGCTCTATCACGCCCACGTCGGGCCGTTCGGCTATCTCGGCGTTGATATTTTCTTCGTGATTTCCGGCTTTCTCATCACTGGCCTCATCACGAGGCAGCTCGAGCAATCACAGTTCAGCTTTTGGGAATTCTATTATCGCCGTGCGAGGCGCCTCTTGCCTGCGGCCTACGTCGTCATTGCGCTTACGACGGTCGCTGCGCCTTTCTTCCTGTCAGATGTGGGTCTGCGGGAGCTCCGAAATCAGGTGTTCGGGGCGCTGACATTTACCGGCAATATTGTTCTCTGGTCTCAAGCGGACTATTTCGGCGGAGCGGCAGAAACGAAGCCTCTTCTGCACTTCTGGTCGCTCGCTGTCGAAGAACAGTGTTATCTGCTGCTTCCTGCCTTCTTTGCCTTGGCACCCAAAAAATGGTGGCTGTTGGGCGTTGGTTCGCTCCTGGTCACTAGTGTGATCCTTTGTTTCTACGTGGCATTTCGTCATCCATCCGCCGCGTTTTATCTTTTACCGACGCGCTTTTGGGAAATGGCGGTCGGTTCCATCGGGGCGTTGTTGCCCGCCAGCCCTCGCGTGGCTGCCGGGCTTGCGACACTGCGCTTGCCGGCGCTGGGGCTTCTCCTCCTGATTCCCATTGGACCTTCTGGTTTGCAGGACCCTGTCGTGGATGCCGCTTTAGTTTGCGTCGCAACCCTCATTCTCCTCCTGGCGCCCAGCAAGGAGAGTATGGCAGTCCGAGGCATGGCAAAACTCGGGGACATCTCGTACTCGCTCTATCTGATCCATTGGCCGGTGCTGGTCTATGTTCGGGCTGCTTGGCTGTCAGAGCCTCCTGCGGTGGCGATCTACGCGGCAGTTTTCTTATCAGTTGTCGCGAGCTTGGCTCTTCACCGCTTCGTCGAGAAACCCTTCCGACGGGGATCCGTCACGTCGCATGTGCGAATGACGTCAGGACTTGTTATCGCAACGGCTCTTCTCGCCATCGTACCGGCAGTGGACATTGGCGCAACCGAAAGTAGGGTTGGGGTTTCCGACGTAAGACGTATCAATTACGGCTTGGGAAGAGCATGTGATCTTACACCCGGATCGCTTCCTCAGATTATCCCGGAGGCGTGCCAGACGGCGGACAGGCCCGAATTGCTGGTCTGGGGCGATTCATTTGCTATGGCACTTGTTCCCGGTTTGGCCAAAACAGTCGGTAAAGCCGGACTGGCGCAACTCACCATGAGCGGGTGCCTCCCCGCGATCGGCGTTGCTGCCTTCTCGAGGCGGGCAGCCTCTCCATATCCCCGTGCCTTCGGCGTGGATTGTATTCGCTTCAATGACAGTGTTTTGAGCATCCTGAAGAATCAGCCGGAGATAACAACCGTTGCAATCTCAAGCCCGTTTGACGCACCTGTATCCAGCGACTTTATCCTGCTTAAGAGGACTGGTGATACCTTCACGGAGGTTGAAGCATCGGTAGATGGAGCCGCTGAGGGTATCAAATCTCTCGTCGAGGCCGTTCGTGCTCTGGGCAGGCGCGTGGTCGTTGTTGCTCCTCCGCCGGTCGCAAACTTCGATATCGGCGATTGCCTTGAGCGAAAGGCGAGGGGCAGCCTTATGCTCGGCGACTACAGGGATTGTAAAATACATGTCAGCGATTACCGCCGAATGCGATCCCGCACTCTAGAGCTCTTGAACCAAGTGGCCATGAAGGCTGACGTGGAGGTTGTCTCTTACCACGACTTTCTCTGCGACGGCACAACGTGCAAGACCGAGATCGACGGCAAATACCTTTACCGAGACAGCGGACACCTGTCCTATGAAGGGTCAGAGCTCATCGCTCGAAAGACGAGACTTGCTCAAAGGCTGATCAGGGCCGCCCGATAG
- a CDS encoding acyltransferase family protein: MPSAFRTDIQALRGLAVLLVVLYHAAVGPFAAGYLGVDIFFVISGFLITSLIRTQLEQSRFSFWEFYYRRAKRLLPAAYVVIALATIAAPLFLSDVGLREFHTQVIGALTFTGNIVFWFQSDYFGGAAETKPLLHFWSLAVEEQYYLLLPAFLTLTPRRWWLLGVSSLLGTSLALCLYVASRDPSAAFYLLPTRFWEVAIGSLGALLPASPRVAAKLSLLRIPALLLLLVIPIAPVGSQHPGADAVLVCLATLILLLVPSRSSLAVRGMARIGDISYSLYLLHWPVLVYVRAAWLTEPPAAAIYAAVFFSVVASLALHRFVEEPCRKGGVASRGRMASGLLAASVFLGFSPAVAIAATNSKVDFNQSRRINYGLGGACVFSPGSPPEAIPRDCQTTDRPRLLVWGDSFAMALVPGLAKTVGEAGLAQVTMNACFPAIGVAAFSKSSKTAPYYPPAFGEDCIRFNDRVLSILKNQPEITTVAISSPFATAVGKDSMLLKRNGDTFAEVETSVDGAAEGIKSLVEAVRALGRRVVIVAPPPVASFDIGDCLERKARGSVMLGRYSDCKIRVSDYRRMRSRTLELLNQVAVKADVEVVSYHDFLCDDTTCKTEIDGKFLYRDSGHLSYEGSEIIARKTRLAERLIRAAR, translated from the coding sequence ATGCCGAGCGCGTTTCGAACTGATATCCAAGCCTTGCGGGGATTGGCTGTTTTGCTGGTCGTCCTTTATCATGCCGCTGTTGGGCCGTTCGCAGCCGGCTATCTCGGTGTTGACATTTTTTTCGTGATTTCGGGCTTTCTGATCACCAGTCTGATCAGGACGCAGCTTGAGCAATCACGGTTCAGCTTTTGGGAATTCTATTATCGTCGTGCCAAACGTCTGTTGCCGGCGGCCTATGTCGTCATTGCGCTCGCGACGATTGCTGCGCCTTTATTCCTGTCAGATGTGGGTCTGCGCGAGTTCCATACACAGGTAATCGGGGCGCTCACATTCACCGGCAACATCGTTTTCTGGTTTCAATCGGACTATTTCGGCGGGGCGGCAGAGACGAAGCCCCTCCTGCATTTCTGGTCACTCGCTGTCGAAGAGCAGTATTATCTGCTTCTTCCTGCTTTCTTGACTTTAACTCCCAGGAGATGGTGGCTCTTAGGAGTTAGCTCGCTCCTCGGTACGAGTTTGGCGCTCTGTCTATACGTGGCCTCTCGTGACCCATCCGCTGCATTTTATCTTTTGCCGACCCGCTTTTGGGAAGTGGCGATTGGTTCGCTCGGGGCTTTGCTTCCGGCCAGCCCTCGCGTGGCTGCCAAGCTTTCGCTGCTGCGCATCCCGGCGCTCCTGCTTCTTCTCGTTATTCCTATCGCTCCCGTTGGTTCCCAGCACCCGGGCGCAGATGCTGTACTGGTCTGTTTGGCAACCCTGATCCTCCTGCTTGTGCCGAGCAGGAGTAGTTTGGCGGTCCGAGGCATGGCACGGATCGGGGACATCTCGTACTCGCTCTATCTGCTCCATTGGCCGGTACTAGTGTATGTTCGGGCTGCTTGGCTGACAGAGCCTCCTGCGGCTGCGATCTACGCGGCAGTATTCTTCTCAGTTGTCGCGAGCTTGGCTCTTCACCGCTTCGTGGAGGAGCCGTGCCGCAAGGGGGGCGTCGCATCTCGTGGACGGATGGCCTCAGGACTTCTCGCCGCATCGGTTTTTCTTGGCTTCTCGCCAGCAGTGGCCATTGCCGCAACCAATAGCAAGGTTGACTTCAATCAGAGCCGCAGGATCAATTATGGCTTGGGAGGCGCATGTGTTTTTAGTCCCGGATCGCCTCCTGAGGCTATCCCGCGGGACTGCCAGACGACGGACAGACCACGGTTGCTCGTCTGGGGCGATTCGTTTGCGATGGCCCTGGTTCCGGGCTTGGCCAAAACAGTCGGCGAAGCCGGACTGGCCCAGGTCACCATGAACGCGTGCTTCCCCGCAATCGGCGTTGCTGCCTTCTCGAAGAGCTCAAAAACCGCGCCCTACTATCCCCCTGCCTTCGGCGAGGATTGTATTCGCTTCAATGACAGGGTCTTGAGCATCCTGAAGAATCAGCCGGAGATAACAACCGTTGCAATCTCAAGCCCATTTGCCACCGCCGTAGGGAAGGACTCTATGCTCCTTAAGAGGAACGGCGACACGTTCGCGGAGGTTGAAACTTCGGTAGATGGGGCGGCTGAGGGTATCAAATCTCTCGTGGAGGCCGTTCGAGCCCTTGGAAGGCGAGTGGTCATTGTTGCTCCCCCACCAGTCGCAAGCTTCGATATCGGCGATTGCCTTGAGCGGAAGGCGAGGGGAAGTGTTATGCTCGGGCGCTACAGCGATTGTAAAATACGTGTGAGCGATTACCGCCGGATGCGATCCCGCACTCTGGAGCTCTTGAACCAAGTGGCCGTGAAGGCTGACGTGGAGGTTGTCTCTTACCACGACTTTCTCTGCGACGACACGACGTGCAAGACCGAGATCGACGGCAAATTTCTTTACCGGGACAGCGGCCACCTGTCCTATGAAGGATCCGAGATCATCGCTCGAAAGACGAGACTTGCTGAGAGGTTGATCAGGGCTGCTCGATAG